A window from Enterocloster bolteae encodes these proteins:
- a CDS encoding threonine aldolase family protein: MVDLRSDTISMPTREMLETILEAKLGDDGRTDSKGRGEDLAVNELEDLAAEMTGKEAAVLFPSGTQGNTSAILAYCRPGQKVMVDEMQHIYLSEKVVFDPSIGQLEPVTYKLDQDNLPDLDDMRRILESQEIALLCIENTHNFSGGTCVPLERMKAIHELAKEFGVPVHMDGARMFNAVVALGVEAREMCKYVDSVMFCISKGLGAPIGSLVCCSEAFSMKIRDKRKLLGGAMRQAGVIAAPGMYALTHNIERLAEDNANAAYAAEQLKDLKNTKVYGKVMSNIIVLDANGLGLTPGEYCGKAAEKGLLIKPVLKDKVRLVFYRDISREDTEKAVAIIRELDSLR; this comes from the coding sequence ATGGTAGATTTGAGAAGTGACACTATCAGTATGCCAACCAGGGAAATGCTGGAAACCATACTGGAGGCAAAGCTGGGGGATGACGGAAGGACGGATTCCAAAGGAAGGGGAGAGGATCTGGCAGTCAATGAACTGGAGGACCTGGCGGCAGAGATGACAGGAAAAGAGGCGGCTGTATTGTTCCCGTCAGGAACACAGGGCAACACATCTGCTATTCTGGCTTATTGCAGGCCCGGCCAGAAGGTGATGGTAGATGAGATGCAGCATATCTACTTAAGCGAGAAGGTGGTATTTGACCCATCCATCGGGCAGCTTGAACCGGTTACATATAAATTGGACCAGGATAACCTGCCGGACCTTGACGACATGCGCCGCATTTTGGAGAGCCAGGAGATTGCCCTGCTGTGTATCGAAAATACTCACAATTTTTCAGGCGGTACCTGTGTCCCGTTAGAGAGGATGAAAGCGATTCATGAGCTGGCAAAGGAGTTTGGGGTCCCTGTCCACATGGATGGAGCCAGGATGTTCAATGCAGTGGTGGCCCTGGGCGTGGAAGCGCGGGAAATGTGCAAATATGTGGATTCGGTGATGTTCTGCATCTCAAAGGGGCTGGGGGCGCCTATCGGTTCCCTGGTATGCTGTTCTGAAGCGTTTTCCATGAAGATCAGGGACAAGAGAAAGCTTTTAGGCGGAGCCATGAGGCAGGCAGGCGTGATTGCAGCGCCTGGAATGTATGCCCTCACACACAACATTGAGCGGCTGGCAGAGGATAACGCCAATGCTGCCTATGCGGCTGAGCAGCTAAAGGATTTAAAGAACACAAAGGTATATGGGAAGGTCATGAGCAATATCATTGTCCTGGATGCCAATGGACTGGGCCTCACACCGGGGGAGTACTGCGGCAAGGCGGCCGAAAAGGGGTTATTAATCAAGCCGGTGTTAAAGGATAAGGTAAGACTGGTATTTTACAGAGATATTTCAAGGGAGGATACGGAAAAAGCGGTAGCGATTATACGTGAACTGGATTCTTTACGATAA
- the gndA gene encoding NADP-dependent phosphogluconate dehydrogenase, whose protein sequence is MIKLDIGIVGLSVMGRSLALNMADHGFKVGGYNRSAAVTEQVMRDHPHENLIPFYDLKDMTDALARPRKVMLMIQAGKPVDAVIEQLVPLLEKGDMILDGGNSFFEDTRRRAALLAEKGIHYLGVGISGGEEGARFGPSVMPGGNADAYESVRPILEAIAARAMDEPCCAYIGPDGAGHYVKMVHNGIEYADMQLIAESYLLLKYVGGFNNQELAHIFKSWNDGELHSYLIGITAGIFREADDLGDGELIDRIKDSAKQKGTGRWASIEALKQGVDISMITSACTARIMSNHLDEREKAWQLIHSPAVGLSPDKESFAAMVREALYTGKIIAYAQGFSLMQDASRLYGWNLDLGKIASIFRAGCIIQAVFLNDITHAFEAEPKPENLIFDGFFLSRINEHQDSLRQAVSTGVMNGLPIPALCNAVSYLDEFRAKAAGANLIQAQRDCFGAHTYERTDREGVFHHEWRWANDNQH, encoded by the coding sequence ATGATAAAACTTGATATTGGAATCGTAGGTCTTTCCGTTATGGGAAGAAGTCTTGCCCTGAATATGGCTGATCACGGATTTAAGGTGGGCGGTTATAACCGCAGCGCCGCTGTCACAGAGCAGGTCATGAGGGACCATCCTCATGAGAACCTGATACCCTTTTATGACCTTAAGGACATGACGGACGCCCTTGCCCGTCCCCGGAAGGTAATGCTGATGATCCAGGCAGGCAAACCGGTGGATGCCGTCATAGAACAGCTGGTTCCTCTTCTTGAAAAGGGGGATATGATACTGGACGGAGGCAATTCCTTCTTTGAAGATACCAGAAGGCGGGCAGCCCTGCTGGCAGAAAAGGGAATCCACTATCTGGGGGTAGGCATTTCCGGAGGAGAGGAAGGCGCCCGGTTCGGTCCCTCCGTCATGCCCGGAGGAAATGCCGATGCTTACGAATCAGTACGTCCCATACTGGAAGCCATTGCAGCCAGGGCCATGGATGAGCCCTGCTGCGCCTACATCGGCCCGGACGGCGCCGGACATTATGTAAAAATGGTCCACAACGGCATTGAGTACGCAGATATGCAGCTGATTGCTGAATCCTATCTTCTGTTAAAATATGTGGGCGGATTCAACAATCAGGAGCTGGCTCATATCTTTAAATCCTGGAACGACGGGGAGCTTCACAGCTACCTGATTGGCATTACTGCCGGTATCTTCCGTGAGGCCGACGACCTGGGGGACGGGGAGCTCATTGACCGCATCAAAGACAGCGCAAAACAAAAAGGAACCGGAAGGTGGGCCAGCATAGAAGCCCTGAAGCAAGGCGTGGATATCTCCATGATCACTTCTGCCTGCACGGCCCGTATCATGTCCAATCATCTGGATGAACGGGAAAAGGCATGGCAGCTTATCCATTCACCGGCTGTCGGCCTCTCTCCTGATAAAGAGTCGTTTGCAGCCATGGTCCGCGAAGCCCTGTATACCGGAAAAATCATCGCATATGCCCAGGGCTTCTCCCTGATGCAGGATGCATCCAGGCTGTACGGCTGGAATCTGGACCTGGGAAAAATTGCTTCCATATTCCGCGCCGGATGCATTATCCAGGCTGTTTTCTTAAATGACATCACCCATGCATTTGAAGCGGAACCAAAGCCGGAAAACCTTATATTCGATGGTTTCTTCCTGTCCCGCATCAACGAGCATCAGGACAGCCTGCGCCAGGCCGTATCCACCGGCGTCATGAACGGCCTTCCCATTCCTGCCCTCTGCAACGCAGTGTCCTACCTGGACGAATTCCGCGCAAAGGCGGCAGGCGCCAATCTGATCCAGGCCCAGCGCGACTGCTTTGGAGCCCACACCTATGAGAGAACAGACCGCGAAGGCGTATTCCACCATGAATGGAGGTGGGCTAATGACAATCAGCACTAA
- a CDS encoding lactonase family protein — protein MNNSLTGFLGTYASPESLGIYRFTIDLRNGAMSYPELYYEAPDCKYLSLRDSMLASPLKREGRSGICLLDTAHNKEEALAQPAAECFGESSPACYAAQDDRYLYTANYHEGTILIYEITYEEGSPGRKKRPSLPHLELAKRIPIAPKAGCHQILFHSHYMMVPCLLLDKMMVFDCQKDFTLVSELAFDKGTGPRHGIFDRDHKQFFLVSELSNQVFVYSLTEDGAAGTDSSHNSISLPDFSMKLLQICPILPLDAVYEEPPASAAIRLSPDQRFLYVSTRFAEVITVFKISHGRLEQIQQTGCGGIHPRDMVLTPDGRYLLVANRTQGGLVSFQLNPETGELLDICSRVPAPEAVSIVLSQHTI, from the coding sequence ATGAACAACAGCCTTACCGGATTTCTCGGTACCTATGCCTCGCCTGAAAGCCTGGGCATTTACCGTTTTACCATTGATTTAAGAAACGGGGCAATGTCTTACCCTGAATTATATTATGAAGCCCCTGATTGCAAGTATCTTTCCCTGAGGGATTCCATGCTGGCTTCCCCATTAAAAAGAGAGGGCCGGTCCGGGATATGTCTTTTGGATACAGCCCATAATAAGGAGGAAGCCCTTGCTCAACCGGCAGCGGAATGCTTTGGTGAGTCCTCGCCGGCCTGCTACGCGGCCCAGGATGACCGCTATCTATACACGGCCAACTACCATGAAGGTACCATACTGATATATGAGATAACATATGAGGAAGGTTCCCCCGGACGTAAAAAGCGTCCCTCCCTCCCGCATCTTGAACTGGCTAAAAGAATCCCCATTGCGCCTAAGGCCGGGTGCCATCAGATTTTATTTCACAGCCACTATATGATGGTTCCCTGCCTGCTGCTGGATAAAATGATGGTATTTGACTGCCAAAAGGATTTTACCCTTGTATCAGAACTGGCCTTTGACAAGGGAACCGGCCCCCGCCACGGAATTTTTGACAGGGACCATAAGCAGTTCTTCCTTGTCAGCGAGCTGAGCAACCAGGTTTTTGTGTACAGTCTGACAGAAGACGGGGCCGCAGGGACAGACAGCAGCCATAACAGTATATCCCTTCCTGACTTTTCCATGAAGCTCCTGCAAATCTGCCCCATCCTGCCTTTGGATGCAGTATATGAGGAACCGCCTGCATCGGCAGCCATACGCCTGTCACCGGACCAACGTTTTTTATATGTATCCACCCGATTTGCCGAGGTCATAACGGTCTTTAAAATCAGCCATGGGCGGCTGGAGCAAATCCAGCAAACAGGCTGCGGCGGCATCCATCCCCGCGACATGGTTCTTACGCCTGACGGCCGGTACCTGCTGGTGGCAAACCGCACCCAAGGCGGACTGGTCAGCTTTCAGCTCAACCCGGAAACAGGGGAGCTCCTGGACATATGCTCCCGCGTACCTGCGCCGGAAGCTGTTTCCATTGTTCTTTCCCAGCATACTATTTAA
- a CDS encoding dicarboxylate/amino acid:cation symporter: MKIAGKKIGLSTQIFAAMLLGAVLGIVIGEPMTKVGFIGTIWLNCIKMIVVPMVLVTIVTGVVSQKDMKTLGRISFRIMAYYVITTLVACAIGILVTSIVKPGTIANFTGLASKEVTGSADITVADFFTGMFSSNIIQTFADGNILQTVVIAILLGVAILRMKNPEHKEKAIKGMNVLNDMVFSLINMIMLVSPIGVFFLMGDSFGKYGAGIFTSMATLVGTYYLACLVHVVLVYCTVIWVTAGINPLKFLKDSAELWVYTISTCSSVAAIPINIKVAKEKFNVPETISGFTVPLGSQMNYDGSVILYGCVILFISQTIGVPVTLGTMVKIILMSAILSTGGGGIPGSGIVKLLVMVTAFGLPTEIVGIIAAFYRLFDMGTTTNNCLGDLAGTVFVSKLEDKAAARAKSA; the protein is encoded by the coding sequence ATGAAGATAGCTGGTAAAAAGATAGGTTTATCCACGCAGATATTTGCAGCTATGCTGCTGGGAGCGGTTTTGGGAATCGTCATCGGGGAACCAATGACTAAAGTTGGGTTTATCGGAACTATCTGGCTGAATTGTATTAAAATGATTGTTGTGCCAATGGTGCTTGTTACTATTGTGACGGGTGTTGTTTCACAGAAGGATATGAAGACACTGGGAAGAATCAGCTTCCGCATTATGGCGTATTATGTTATCACCACACTGGTTGCCTGCGCCATCGGCATCCTGGTTACATCCATTGTAAAGCCGGGCACCATAGCTAATTTTACAGGACTGGCATCCAAGGAAGTAACGGGCAGCGCGGACATCACGGTAGCTGATTTCTTCACAGGAATGTTCTCGTCCAATATTATCCAGACCTTTGCGGACGGCAATATCCTTCAGACCGTAGTCATCGCGATTCTGCTGGGCGTGGCGATTTTAAGGATGAAGAATCCGGAGCACAAGGAGAAGGCTATCAAGGGCATGAACGTGCTCAATGATATGGTATTTTCACTGATTAACATGATTATGCTGGTATCTCCAATCGGCGTATTCTTCCTGATGGGAGATTCCTTCGGAAAGTACGGAGCCGGCATCTTTACCAGCATGGCAACCCTGGTAGGCACCTATTATCTGGCCTGCCTGGTGCATGTGGTACTGGTTTACTGCACAGTTATCTGGGTGACCGCAGGAATCAATCCTCTTAAGTTTTTAAAGGACAGTGCGGAGCTGTGGGTATACACCATTTCCACCTGCTCCAGTGTGGCTGCCATTCCGATTAATATTAAAGTGGCCAAGGAGAAATTCAATGTTCCGGAGACTATTTCCGGCTTCACCGTACCCCTGGGCTCACAGATGAACTATGACGGCAGCGTTATCCTGTACGGCTGTGTCATCCTGTTTATCAGTCAGACCATCGGTGTTCCTGTCACTCTGGGAACCATGGTGAAGATCATACTGATGTCAGCTATTCTTTCCACTGGCGGCGGCGGTATCCCGGGAAGCGGCATCGTAAAGCTGCTGGTCATGGTAACTGCTTTTGGCCTGCCTACAGAGATTGTAGGAATCATAGCTGCATTCTACCGCCTGTTTGACATGGGAACCACCACCAACAACTGCCTGGGAGATCTTGCAGGCACGGTGTTTGTATCCAAGCTGGAGGATAAGGCAGCTGCAAGGGCAAAGTCGGCATAG
- the zwf gene encoding glucose-6-phosphate dehydrogenase has product MTISTNLTIFGGTGDLTFRKLLPALYTMDITGKLPEDSRITIIGRRDYDSSHYRQIARDWVEKFTRLSFEEKAFNRFSEKIDYYRMDFSRLEAYHGLNHYYRENDIHSHIFYFAVAPRFFSIITEGLKLVHGSSSGKVILEKPFGENLAAAAALNKELEAFFGPEHIYRIDHYLGKEMVRNIQAIRFSNPIFTDVWNSRYIESVQISALEDMGVETRGGYYDASGALKDMVQNHLFQILSIMAMEQPEEFSPKGLHDAQLDVFRCLQPADESSIESTLVLGQYEGYRGEPLVKPDSQTETYGALRLFIDNQRWKGTPFYIRTGKKTGKREIELAVIFRRPYQEVEPNILIIKIQPTEGVYLQFNIKRPGDSEDIIPAKMDFCQNCSLIHQLNTPEAYERLITACMAGERSWFSQWDQIEFSWNYISHLKELHAAKRLPVYPYRPGTRGPAEADRMLEQYGHSWL; this is encoded by the coding sequence ATGACAATCAGCACTAACCTTACCATCTTCGGCGGCACCGGGGATCTTACCTTCCGCAAGCTTCTTCCTGCACTTTATACCATGGATATCACCGGAAAGCTTCCGGAGGACAGCCGCATCACCATCATTGGCCGCCGGGACTACGACAGCAGCCATTACCGTCAGATTGCCAGGGACTGGGTGGAGAAATTCACCCGGCTCTCCTTTGAGGAAAAAGCATTTAACCGTTTTTCTGAAAAAATAGATTATTACCGGATGGATTTCTCCCGTTTGGAAGCATATCATGGACTGAATCACTATTACAGGGAAAATGATATCCACTCCCACATCTTTTACTTTGCAGTGGCTCCCCGTTTTTTCAGCATCATCACAGAAGGACTCAAACTGGTCCACGGTTCTTCCTCCGGCAAGGTGATACTTGAAAAGCCTTTCGGCGAGAACCTGGCTGCGGCCGCAGCCCTTAACAAAGAGCTGGAAGCGTTCTTTGGCCCGGAGCATATTTACCGCATCGACCACTATCTTGGAAAGGAAATGGTCCGCAATATCCAGGCAATCCGGTTTTCCAATCCCATTTTTACAGACGTATGGAATTCCCGCTATATTGAATCTGTGCAGATTTCCGCCCTGGAGGATATGGGCGTGGAAACCCGCGGCGGATACTATGATGCCAGCGGCGCCCTGAAGGATATGGTGCAAAACCATCTGTTCCAGATTTTGTCCATCATGGCCATGGAACAGCCGGAGGAATTCAGCCCTAAGGGGCTGCACGATGCCCAGCTGGATGTATTCCGCTGTTTACAGCCGGCAGATGAGTCATCCATAGAAAGCACCCTGGTCCTGGGTCAATATGAGGGATACCGCGGCGAACCTCTTGTAAAACCGGATTCACAGACAGAAACCTACGGAGCCCTGCGGCTTTTCATTGACAACCAGCGCTGGAAAGGGACCCCCTTTTACATCCGGACCGGCAAAAAGACAGGGAAACGCGAGATTGAACTGGCTGTCATATTCCGCAGGCCCTATCAGGAAGTAGAGCCCAACATACTAATCATAAAGATTCAGCCCACAGAAGGCGTCTATCTGCAGTTTAATATCAAACGTCCCGGTGATTCTGAGGATATCATACCGGCCAAGATGGATTTCTGCCAGAACTGCAGCCTGATTCATCAGCTCAATACCCCTGAGGCCTATGAACGTCTTATCACTGCCTGTATGGCAGGTGAACGCTCCTGGTTCTCACAATGGGACCAGATAGAGTTTAGCTGGAATTACATCAGCCATCTGAAGGAACTTCACGCCGCAAAGCGGCTGCCGGTGTATCCTTACAGGCCCGGAACCCGTGGACCGGCTGAAGCGGACCGGATGCTGGAACAATATGGGCATAGCTGGCTGTAG
- a CDS encoding aldehyde dehydrogenase family protein, with the protein MNKPELQNRYQLFIGGQWRDASDGEFFTTKCPANGEKLAECAQATKEDVDDAVREAWKAFETWKKVPTSERAAILNKIADIIDANTEHLAMVESLDNGKPIRETMAIDIPLSAKHFRYFAGCIMAEEGSANILDEQFLSLILREPIGVVGQIVPWNFPFLMAAWKLAPVLAAGCCTVFKPSSDTSLSVLEFARLVQDVIPKGVFNVITGSGSKSGQYMLDHKGFRKLAFTGSTEVGRQVALAAADRLIPATLELGGKSANIFFPDCNWEQAIDGLQLGILFNQGQVCCAGSRVFVHEDIYDKFLEDAVKAFNNVKVGVSWDPETQMGSQINERQLEKILSYVEIGKQEGARLICGGERITDGELAKGCFMRPTLLADVTNDMRVAQEEIFGPVACILKFRDEDEVIRMANDNAYGLGGAVWTRDLNRAIRVSRGIETGRMWVNTYNQIPEGSPFGGYKESGIGRETHKVILEHYTQMKNIMINLSEAPSGFYPAK; encoded by the coding sequence ATGAACAAACCAGAACTTCAGAACAGGTACCAGCTTTTTATAGGGGGGCAGTGGCGTGACGCTTCTGACGGTGAATTCTTTACCACAAAGTGTCCTGCCAATGGAGAAAAGCTGGCTGAGTGTGCTCAGGCTACCAAGGAAGACGTGGATGATGCTGTCAGGGAAGCATGGAAAGCATTTGAAACCTGGAAGAAGGTTCCTACCAGTGAACGCGCTGCCATTCTGAATAAAATCGCAGACATCATCGACGCAAATACAGAGCACCTGGCTATGGTAGAATCACTGGACAACGGCAAACCAATCCGCGAAACCATGGCCATCGACATTCCGTTAAGCGCAAAGCACTTCCGCTACTTTGCAGGCTGCATCATGGCCGAGGAAGGCAGCGCCAATATTCTGGATGAGCAGTTCCTCTCCCTGATTTTACGTGAACCAATTGGTGTTGTAGGACAGATTGTCCCCTGGAACTTCCCATTCCTTATGGCCGCATGGAAACTGGCTCCGGTTCTGGCAGCCGGCTGCTGTACAGTATTCAAGCCATCCAGCGACACATCCCTTTCCGTCCTGGAATTTGCCAGATTAGTGCAGGATGTTATTCCAAAGGGCGTATTCAACGTGATTACCGGATCCGGATCCAAGTCAGGCCAGTATATGCTTGACCACAAGGGATTCAGAAAACTGGCATTTACCGGCTCCACCGAGGTAGGACGTCAGGTAGCTCTGGCAGCGGCGGACCGGCTCATCCCGGCCACCCTGGAATTAGGCGGAAAATCCGCTAATATCTTCTTCCCGGACTGCAACTGGGAGCAGGCCATCGACGGCCTCCAACTGGGCATCCTGTTCAATCAGGGCCAGGTATGCTGTGCTGGCTCCCGTGTATTCGTACATGAGGATATTTACGATAAGTTCCTTGAGGACGCTGTAAAGGCATTTAACAATGTAAAGGTAGGTGTATCATGGGATCCTGAGACCCAGATGGGCAGCCAGATTAACGAGCGCCAGCTGGAAAAGATTTTAAGCTATGTGGAAATCGGAAAGCAGGAAGGCGCCCGCCTGATCTGCGGCGGCGAGCGTATCACGGATGGCGAACTGGCAAAGGGCTGCTTCATGCGTCCCACTCTGCTGGCCGACGTGACCAATGATATGCGGGTTGCCCAGGAGGAAATCTTCGGACCGGTTGCCTGTATCCTTAAATTCAGGGATGAGGACGAGGTCATCCGCATGGCCAACGACAATGCCTACGGCCTTGGCGGCGCTGTCTGGACCCGCGACTTAAACCGCGCCATTCGTGTATCCCGCGGCATTGAGACAGGACGTATGTGGGTCAATACATACAACCAGATTCCGGAAGGATCACCCTTCGGCGGCTACAAGGAATCCGGTATTGGCCGCGAGACCCATAAGGTTATTCTGGAGCACTATACTCAGATGAAGAATATTATGATCAATCTCTCTGAAGCTCCCAGCGGATTCTATCCTGCAAAATAA
- a CDS encoding CRISPR-associated helicase/endonuclease Cas3, whose protein sequence is MQYYAHISEDKTRKQTVKDHLTGTARRSELFAEAFRCGAWGYGCGVLHDIGKYSQGFRKRLEGGSITDHATAGAQEMMRLYAGSNPLAAYCAAYCISGHHSGLLDGGRTGDTAGEATLQGRLKKQLEDYSPYKNEVEMPDFPGLPLRQIGKGGFGLSFFIRMLFSCLVDGDYLDTEQFMLGQDAGRGDYDCMDVLLRRLESHVESWLSNDDLTSVNGRRTAILKACLQAGRRRQGLYQLTVPTGGGKTVSSLGFALRHAAEHGLERIIYVIPYTSIIEQNAQVFKEILGKKNVLENHCNVTYEDKESGKELKMEQLAAENWDKPVVVTTNVRFFESLYACRSSECRKLHNIANSVIIFDEAQMLPVKYLMPCIRAISELICNYHCTAVICTATQPSLQPFFPAKMQELKAEELCPDVKGQYDFFKRTKIQLAGRISQEHLVKELEGRQQVLCILNSRKRVQRVYDSIDSRGTYHLSTLMYPKHRKEILKGIRSRLSSGEPCRLISTSLVEAGVDFDFPAVYRELAGIDSVIQAAGRCNREGKRDPEECMTQVFTLEEEEDIHIPRELKLPISVAGQIAQKYEDISSPEAIGEYFTRLYRYKGEGLDAKDVVEQFEQGSRSFMFPFASAASGFRLIESNTRTILIDTEPEAAQIAMQIRQGGHSRELIRQAGQYCVNVYEHDFEALSGAGRLEQIDREFYVLRNKEQYTRERGLVIDVSRGDALMF, encoded by the coding sequence ATGCAATACTATGCGCACATCAGTGAGGACAAGACTCGAAAACAGACCGTAAAGGACCATCTCACAGGGACCGCCAGGCGTTCTGAACTGTTTGCAGAAGCGTTCCGGTGCGGAGCATGGGGATACGGATGCGGAGTTCTGCACGACATCGGAAAATATTCCCAGGGATTTAGAAAACGTCTGGAGGGCGGTTCCATTACGGACCACGCCACGGCGGGAGCCCAGGAGATGATGCGGCTGTATGCCGGGTCCAATCCTCTGGCTGCTTACTGCGCCGCTTATTGCATCAGCGGCCACCATTCAGGCCTTCTGGACGGGGGAAGGACCGGAGACACGGCAGGGGAGGCCACGCTTCAGGGAAGGCTTAAAAAGCAGTTAGAGGATTACAGTCCGTATAAAAATGAAGTTGAGATGCCGGATTTTCCCGGGCTGCCGCTGAGACAGATAGGCAAGGGCGGCTTTGGCCTGTCATTTTTTATTAGGATGCTGTTTTCATGCCTTGTGGACGGAGATTATCTGGATACGGAACAATTCATGCTGGGACAGGATGCGGGAAGGGGAGACTATGATTGTATGGATGTCCTTCTCAGGCGTCTGGAAAGCCATGTGGAATCCTGGCTTTCCAATGATGATTTGACATCTGTAAATGGAAGAAGGACGGCTATACTGAAGGCTTGTTTGCAGGCAGGACGCAGGAGGCAGGGACTGTACCAGCTCACGGTACCTACCGGCGGAGGCAAGACCGTGTCCTCCCTTGGGTTTGCCCTGCGCCACGCGGCGGAACATGGTCTTGAACGGATTATTTATGTGATCCCGTATACGAGTATCATCGAACAGAACGCCCAGGTATTTAAGGAAATCCTGGGAAAGAAAAATGTCCTGGAAAACCATTGTAATGTAACATATGAGGATAAGGAGAGCGGCAAGGAATTAAAAATGGAGCAGCTGGCCGCAGAAAACTGGGACAAGCCGGTGGTGGTCACTACAAATGTCCGGTTTTTTGAATCTCTCTATGCCTGCAGAAGCTCGGAATGCCGTAAACTGCATAATATTGCCAACAGCGTCATCATATTTGATGAGGCGCAAATGCTTCCGGTGAAATATCTGATGCCGTGTATTCGGGCTATCAGTGAGCTTATATGCAATTATCACTGCACAGCAGTTATCTGTACAGCTACCCAGCCGTCCCTGCAGCCCTTTTTTCCTGCAAAGATGCAGGAACTGAAGGCAGAGGAACTATGTCCGGATGTAAAAGGACAGTATGATTTTTTCAAAAGGACAAAGATACAGCTGGCAGGGCGGATATCCCAGGAACATCTGGTGAAGGAGCTGGAAGGCCGGCAGCAGGTCCTCTGTATCCTGAACAGCAGAAAACGGGTGCAGCGCGTCTACGATTCCATTGATAGCCGGGGGACGTACCATTTATCTACCTTGATGTATCCAAAACACAGGAAGGAGATTTTGAAGGGGATTCGCAGCCGGCTGTCGTCGGGAGAACCATGTCGGCTTATATCCACCAGCCTGGTGGAAGCAGGCGTGGATTTTGATTTTCCAGCCGTATACAGGGAACTGGCCGGAATTGACAGTGTGATCCAGGCTGCCGGAAGGTGCAACCGGGAGGGCAAGAGGGATCCGGAAGAATGTATGACCCAGGTATTTACGTTGGAGGAAGAGGAGGATATCCATATACCGCGGGAATTGAAACTGCCCATTTCAGTAGCCGGACAGATTGCGCAGAAGTATGAAGATATATCGTCGCCGGAGGCCATAGGAGAATATTTCACCAGGCTGTACCGGTATAAAGGGGAGGGATTGGACGCAAAGGATGTGGTGGAGCAGTTCGAGCAGGGAAGCCGTTCATTTATGTTTCCATTTGCATCAGCAGCTTCCGGGTTCCGCCTGATTGAGAGCAATACCAGGACCATTTTAATTGATACAGAGCCGGAGGCAGCGCAGATTGCCATGCAAATCCGGCAGGGCGGGCATAGCAGGGAGCTTATCAGGCAGGCCGGACAGTACTGTGTAAATGTTTATGAACATGATTTTGAAGCCCTGAGCGGCGCAGGCCGCCTGGAACAGATAGACCGGGAATTTTATGTTCTGAGGAATAAGGAGCAGTATACAAGGGAGAGGGGGCTGGTGATTGACGTAAGCCGCGGGGATGCCCTTATGTTTTAA
- the rpiA gene encoding ribose-5-phosphate isomerase RpiA, translating to MYSKEEQKKAAAWQAAMEVEDNMVLGLGTGSTVYYLMEKLSERIRGGLYVHGAATSLETEGLARRLGIPLISLEDARTIHLAIDGVDAIDPDFYSIKGGGGALFREKIIACKARRVLWIMDQSKLVHSLSGCVLPVEVPAFAVPYVEEQVREAGFIPKLRIKNGTVFVTDNGSHILDLTGGVEMDYPMAAVRLKSMTGVLETGLFGDICEKIIVGTENGTQERFHN from the coding sequence ATGTACAGTAAAGAAGAACAGAAAAAAGCGGCTGCCTGGCAGGCGGCCATGGAGGTAGAGGATAACATGGTGTTGGGCCTCGGAACCGGTTCAACTGTATATTATCTCATGGAAAAACTGTCCGAACGAATCCGCGGCGGACTGTATGTCCATGGGGCAGCCACTTCTCTTGAGACGGAAGGCTTGGCCCGCCGTTTGGGCATCCCCCTTATCTCCCTGGAGGATGCCCGGACCATACACCTGGCTATCGACGGGGTGGACGCTATTGACCCGGATTTCTATTCCATTAAGGGCGGAGGCGGTGCCCTGTTCCGTGAAAAGATCATCGCCTGCAAGGCCCGGCGGGTCTTATGGATTATGGACCAGAGCAAGCTTGTACATTCCCTGAGCGGATGTGTGCTGCCTGTGGAGGTTCCTGCTTTTGCAGTTCCCTATGTGGAGGAACAGGTAAGGGAAGCAGGGTTTATACCGAAGCTGAGGATAAAAAACGGGACAGTATTTGTCACAGACAACGGCAGCCATATCCTGGATCTGACAGGAGGCGTTGAAATGGATTACCCCATGGCAGCGGTTCGTCTCAAATCCATGACCGGCGTCTTGGAAACAGGTCTGTTCGGTGATATCTGCGAAAAAATCATAGTGGGAACGGAAAACGGAACTCAAGAACGCTTCCATAATTGA